One candidate division KSB1 bacterium DNA segment encodes these proteins:
- a CDS encoding MCE family protein, with product MDGRRAELQVGAAVILSLAVLIGGIMWGKGFSLKVSRRPITVEFQNVGGLEPGSNVLANGVVQGRVSEIVLKDGRVKIEATLDNDVVLFSDYRIVIESPTLMAGKVLSVYPGALPPTINTAGVTLRGAEPLGVGEAVSLFMDLSGDLKATMVNLNNLLIHLNEVVGDTANQTSIRDLLKNAGDVAGQSADLLRENRAQLKLTLAQLSATIETAQRVAELADRRMGTTIDGVDSLVLQLADLASSLQQVTTNLNSDSTTAGRLLNDDELYIRLNSALSEVDSLANSIRTKGLRNKIVLF from the coding sequence GTGGACGGACGAAGAGCCGAACTTCAAGTCGGGGCCGCGGTGATTCTCTCGCTCGCCGTACTGATCGGCGGGATCATGTGGGGGAAGGGGTTCAGTCTGAAGGTATCGCGGCGCCCGATTACGGTGGAATTTCAGAACGTGGGTGGGCTTGAACCCGGCTCCAACGTGCTGGCCAACGGTGTCGTCCAGGGCCGCGTGTCCGAGATTGTTTTAAAAGACGGGCGTGTGAAGATCGAGGCGACCCTGGATAACGACGTCGTCTTGTTCTCGGACTACCGGATCGTGATCGAGTCGCCGACCCTGATGGCGGGGAAGGTGTTGTCGGTCTATCCCGGCGCATTGCCGCCGACGATCAACACAGCGGGCGTGACCCTGCGCGGCGCGGAGCCACTCGGCGTCGGCGAGGCGGTGTCCCTGTTCATGGACTTGTCGGGTGACCTGAAGGCGACGATGGTCAACCTGAACAATCTGCTCATCCATCTGAATGAAGTCGTGGGCGACACGGCGAATCAGACCAGCATTCGCGATCTGCTGAAAAATGCGGGCGACGTGGCGGGTCAGTCGGCGGATCTGCTGCGCGAGAATCGCGCGCAGTTGAAACTGACGTTGGCTCAGTTGTCGGCGACGATTGAGACGGCGCAGCGCGTGGCGGAGTTGGCCGACCGGCGCATGGGCACGACGATCGACGGTGTGGACTCGCTGGTCTTGCAGCTTGCCGATCTGGCGTCTTCCCTGCAGCAGGTGACGACAAACCTGAACAGTGATAGCACCACGGCGGGTCGCTTGCTGAACGATGACGAGTTGTACATTCGTCTCAACAGCGCGCTTTCCGAGGTCGACTCGTTGGCGAATTCGATCCGCACAAAAGGTCTGCGCAACAAGATCGTGCTGTTCTGA
- a CDS encoding sigma 54-interacting transcriptional regulator, with product MDLAPADQLQVNLLRLWQHEALQQGAPAREEIRPVLTDLMRVILRPHPALVFAEGSPEARVIRGLFPAGLPSAGAARELAEALRRPLELDARDCGLVGDSVVMRELLEVAARLAPTTATVLISGETGTGKELLARFVHTRSLCGSRPLVTMNCAALSESLLLSELFGYEPGAFTGASARGRQGKLEAADGGGLFLDEIGDLPAAGQAALLRFLDSGEIQKLGRVKPIQVNARLICATNRQLEPLVAAGAFRADLYYRIALLPLALPPLRDRLEDLPLLVREFMVQLQRSHRRARPDRVADEAMNMLLTHGWPGNVRELRFTLERAFLLCDEEAIAVRHLPALAERGPDAKPDSRGSEIAGRLAQVRSSLFRDRDHWARFLCARMDREISNSDVTAEFDLSEAAARVRLSTLVSLGLLTASGAKRGRRYRVHL from the coding sequence ATGGATTTAGCACCCGCCGACCAACTGCAGGTTAACCTGCTTCGGCTGTGGCAGCACGAAGCGTTACAGCAGGGTGCGCCCGCGCGTGAGGAAATCCGGCCGGTGCTGACCGATTTGATGCGGGTGATACTGCGTCCGCATCCCGCGCTCGTTTTCGCGGAAGGCTCGCCCGAGGCGCGGGTGATTCGCGGACTTTTCCCGGCCGGACTCCCCTCGGCTGGCGCCGCGCGTGAGTTGGCCGAGGCGCTTCGTCGGCCGCTGGAGTTGGACGCTCGGGATTGCGGCCTCGTCGGGGACTCCGTGGTGATGCGGGAGTTGCTTGAGGTTGCGGCGCGACTGGCCCCGACGACGGCCACCGTGCTGATTTCGGGGGAAACGGGCACGGGCAAGGAGCTGCTTGCGAGATTCGTGCACACGCGCTCGTTATGCGGGTCGCGGCCGCTGGTTACCATGAACTGCGCGGCGCTCTCGGAATCGTTGCTGCTTTCGGAGTTGTTCGGATATGAACCGGGGGCCTTTACGGGAGCGTCAGCGCGCGGTCGTCAGGGCAAATTGGAGGCGGCCGACGGGGGCGGGCTGTTTCTCGATGAGATCGGTGACCTTCCCGCGGCAGGTCAGGCGGCGTTGTTGCGATTCCTGGATTCCGGCGAGATCCAGAAGCTCGGGCGGGTCAAACCAATTCAGGTGAACGCACGGTTGATTTGCGCGACGAATCGCCAATTGGAACCACTCGTGGCGGCGGGAGCATTTCGCGCGGACCTGTACTATCGCATCGCTCTGTTGCCGCTTGCGCTTCCGCCGCTGCGCGACCGGCTGGAGGATTTGCCGCTGCTGGTGCGCGAGTTCATGGTCCAATTGCAACGCTCACATCGTCGCGCGCGGCCCGATCGCGTCGCAGACGAGGCGATGAACATGCTGTTGACTCACGGCTGGCCGGGAAACGTACGTGAACTTCGTTTCACACTCGAGCGCGCGTTCCTGCTGTGCGATGAAGAAGCGATCGCCGTGAGACATCTGCCCGCACTCGCGGAACGCGGACCGGACGCTAAGCCGGATTCCCGTGGCTCGGAGATCGCGGGAAGGTTGGCGCAGGTCCGAAGCTCGCTGTTCCGCGATCGCGATCATTGGGCGCGATTCCTGTGCGCGCGGATGGACCGCGAAATCTCGAATTCCGATGTGACGGCGGAGTTCGACTTGAGTGAGGCGGCGGCGCGGGTTCGGCTCTCGACGCTGGTCAGTCTCGGATTACTTACGGCCAGCGGCGCCAAGCGGGGTCGGCGCTATCGGGTCCATCTCTGA